The window TTACGTTTTTGGATTAATTGTGAATATCAAAAAGTAATGTTCATTGGCTTAGGTCTTATAATGCCAAGTtataatttctaaaattacAACAATAGCTAGCTCTCTCTTTACTACCTTCAAgctcagaaaaaaatatttttcgagCTCGCCgaaaaggcccgagaagatttgattgctacaaaacagtaccTGATCTTGAAAATTTACACATGAAAATTGTTTCAGTGGATACAGAATGATTAAGCACAGTGAATGAGCTATGCCATTGTGGATGTGAAGCTCGTttatatttgcaattttaaattgaaaccCCTACCCCACCCCCTACACAGTTTCAATACACCAATGTGCCCTCCtatcaataaatgaattaaataagtaagaaaattaaaccaatggtttaaaaatctattttgtgtttgatgatggctacagcgctagcaCACCAATCATAATGATGgtctttcttttcttcttcttttttttctttttaaaaaatgttttcatatgtttgttcactgatgtatatatgttaaacctatgaatcgtatggttcttggtaataaacaataccaatctttttaaaagataagcttgtacctgtaaatatatttttaatttcccACGATTTACAGCACATTATGGCGTTGAAGACTCACGGCCATTGTTACCTGTACGTGCTGACGGCCCACCAACAGCACAGCGTGCACACGTCCACGGGTCTGCACGCAATTGaggtaaaaatcattttaaaaaatcatcttcaGAAAAATGATTCCAATAACTTTAGACATATTAAGTATTTTACACggtttatattatttttctctTAATTACATAACTTAAATTCTATGtcaaacatgtaaatatatagaggACTGTTTGTAATCATGATAACATATTCTGATATCTTGCACTCTACCATCTGCAGCATCAAATATTACATTATAACATCTATATCTTCTTACTCTATATTTACTCCTTTATCAATACGTTGTGTATATCATTAAgttgttgtaatttgttttttaattttttataaaagaaaacaatgatAGATCTGGTGGACTCCCATGGAAGCTTTGTGCATTTCTCCGCTCAGGAACTCAACCTGTTGAGTCACGGACTCGGCCATTTCTGTGCTCACGCTACCGTATTGAGAATCAACTGATTGTGATATTGAAGGGAACTGattattgtctttttttgtaaagctagaaataaaaactgatctaaaaataatacaagataTAATAATGGTGTTATATaatgttgttatactttcatgttaaatactgaaatctgattggttaagacgcagttaataatatttactattaccctcagcgttagcaacgcacttggcaacgggaaacattaaaaaatgttacatgcgcgaaaattatgcgcgtaccgttcgctgtagaattcacgttattcctatataaaagcagtaaaattttcttaaaaattttaaaaaagacattcagtataacaaaataaatagtgcctgtttgggaggataacagttgaaattgacacccctcgaaaaccattgtcaacctccgcttcgcgtcggttgacaatggttttttcggggtgtcaatttcaactgttaccctcccaaacaggcactatttatataatgttttatgagagagagagagagagagagagagagagagagagagagagagatctatacattgaaaataaaagacTTCTATTGTTGAATTATTAAGTTTACAAATCTGATGTTAATCTTTTAATGTAACAGACATATGCATGAGGAATAAAGtttaataggttttttttttaaatcatagcATACTCAATTTGTATAATAGCAACAATTTTCTAGTAGAAGGGTACATTTTTGATTTTGCACAGAGCATttatatggagggtaatcgtgttcaaaaatcccgACATGTAAactatgcaatcgtgttgatgtgtgagcctgagcatgaatatgtgtaattctgatcgtgtaacctataaaactcgggcataaacacgtgtaagatttgactcagttccttcgcatgatgcacattttgcaactttattgtttacattagttaattaaaccttcaactttgcacactttcaatccgtattttctgcatttgtaacttcaggctcggcaatagcacatctgacatgatacaaattgacaaatgtaaagtctacaagagtgtcgaattttgacatgaccttactggtactgtaccagttatcggctaagaccagttatcggctaaactgagggtTCGGGTCTATAACACGCGAATAtccgagattttttaattcagtcatctgtttcgaataaagaaaagtaagtttgcttgaaaactgtcttcaatatgttttaaacatgagctttaacaatcattgtttaccgctgatttacatctttgcactttcagctgtgggggaagtgacgtaataagttaaaaacagactattacctctttgtgatacgtaaTTATGTCTCTTCTTTGATTtaacatataatatcaatagagatacatgtaacatttataaagaaaaggAACTCCTTAAATTCCGAGAGATTCATGGtgcagttgaacgcctgattgtaTAATTATGCATTAGCGTACGATTGtatgtattaccgtatgatgaTAAAAGAATAATTCTATGAGTTTAATTTATGTATAATAACCCCTACGACCTACAGGCTGATCCCGCAAGGGACCTAATTCAATCAACACTTtgcagaatataaaatcaacatgtacaaggattttactatgttattatcacgaagctgataactggtacagtaaatcataAAACCTAGGCAAATTCGGGGCTTGCTAAAAAGCACAGAAACAatatgttttgggttctaaatga is drawn from Crassostrea angulata isolate pt1a10 chromosome 5, ASM2561291v2, whole genome shotgun sequence and contains these coding sequences:
- the LOC128185882 gene encoding uncharacterized protein LOC128185882 codes for the protein MLSILLVLVSIVQTTVSTTTHHPHHGINEGLSFHYDAETHIMALKTHGHCYLYVLTAHQQHSVHTSTGLHAIEKTMIDLVDSHGSFVHFSAQELNLLSHGLGHFCAHATVLRIN